The DNA sequence CGCCGCGGTGGACATGGCGCTGTGGGACATCAAGGCCAAGATGGCGGGGATGCCGCTCTACCAGCTGCTCGGCGGGCGCAGCCGCGATGGCGTGATGGTCTATGGCCACGCCAATGGCTCTGACATTGCCGAGACGGTCGATGCCGTGGGCCACTATATCGACATGGGCTACAAGGCGATCCGCGCGCAGACCGGTGTTCCGGGCATCAAGGATGCCTACGGTGTCGGGCGCGGCAAGCTTTACTACGAACCTGCCGACGCCAGCCTGCCCTCGGTGACCGGCTGGGATACGCGCAAGGCGCTGAACTATGTGCCCAAGCTGTTCGAGAAGCTGCGCGAAACCTATGGCTTCGATCACCACCTGCTGCACGATGGCCATCACCGCTATACCCCGCAGGAAGCGGCGAACCTGGGCAAGATGCTTGAGCCCTACCAGCTGTTCTGGCTGGAAGACTGCACGCCTGCGGAAAACCAGGAAGCGTTCAAGCTGGTGCGCCAGCACACGGTTACGCCGCTGGCGGTGGGCGAAATCTTCAACACCATCTGGGATGCCAAGGACCTGATCCAGAACCAGCTGATCGACTATATCCGCTGCACGGTCGTGGGCGCGGGCGGCATCACGCACCTTCGCCGGATTGCCGATCTTGCGGCCATGTACCAGATCCGCACCGGCTGCCACGGCGCGACCGACCTTTCGCCCGTCACCATGGGCTGCGCGCTGCACTTCGATACCTGGGTGCCCAATTTCGGCATCCAGGAATACATGCGCCACACCGAGGAAACCGACGCGGTGTTCCCGCATGACTATCACTTCGAGGCGGGCGAGCTGTTCTGCGGCGAGAACCCCGGCCACGGTGTCGACATCGACGAGAAGCTGGCTGCGAAGTATCCCTACAAGCCCGCCTACCTGCCGGTCGCCCGGCTGGAAGACGGGACAATGTGGAGCTGGTGAACGAACGATCCGGGCTTGCATGAGGCGCGCCGCGCGGCCAATCAGCCGCCATGCGCGTTGCCCTGTTCGAGCCCGAGATTGCCGGAAATGTCGGAGCCGTCCTGCGGCTCGGTGCCTGCCTTGGCGTTGCTGTAGACCTGATCGAGCCCATGGGCTTTGCCTGGGACGATCGCCGTGTGCGCCGCACGGCGATGGACTACATCGATCACGTCTCGGTCACGCGGCACTCGGGCTTTGCCGAATTCCGCGCGATGATCGGGGAAAGCCGCCTGTTGCTGTTCACCACCCGGGGCAGTGAAGCGGTCTATGATTTCGCCTTCCGGCCTGATGACGTGCTGCTGTTCGGCAAGGAGAGCGCCGGGGTTCCCGCCACGGTCGCAGAGGTCTGCGATGCGCGCCTGCGCATCCCGATCCGCCCGCAGGTCCGCTCGATGAACCTCGCCTCGTCAGCCGCGCTCGCGCTGGGCGAAGCGCTGCGCCAGACAGGTGCCTTGCCGGGTTAGATCGCGCATGGTCCGTGCCCCCAACCTGTCCGTCCGGACAGGCCACTTTGGCACGATTTGGCCTTGCCCCTTTGCGACACATTGCGCAAATGCAGACCATGACAGCAAAGACGCCAGTCCTGCGCGCGCCCAAGAGCGATGAGCCTGCCGCAACCGCGCCGGCATCGGCCCTGTCGCGCGATGCGCGTGCTGTGCGATCCGGCCTGGCGCTGCGCGAGGCGCTGCTCGCGCTGCTGGAACGCAAGCCGTTCGACCAGATCACCGTGCGCGATATCTGCGCCGAGGCCGGGGTCCACTACGCCACCTTTTTCCGCCATCACCCGACCAAGGAAGCGCTGCTCGATACCATCGCGCGCGACCAGATCTCGCGGTTGAGCGACCTTGCCATGGCGATCCGCGGGGCGGACGATTACCAGGCCGGCTTCCATGCCATGTGCGCCTATGTCGACGATCACCGCGACTTGTGGTCCACCCTGCTGAACGGCGGCGCGGGCGCCGCCATGCGCGAGGAATGGGTCCGCGTGGCAACCGAAGTGGCAAAGAACGAGACCTCGGTGAACGACTGGCTGCCGGTGGAGCTTGGCACCGTCTGCACGTCGACGGTGATCGCCGAAACGCTCGCCTGGTGGGTGGCGCAGCCGCGGGGCAAGATCTCGGTGGACGAGATTGCCAAGATCCTGAACCGCATGCTGACGGCGATCATCGCCCCCTGAAGCGGGGCCGGGGTTCGCGGTTCAGTAGTGCTGGCTCTCCGGCAGGTTCAGCACCATGCCTTCCATCGCCTCGATCACCTTGGTCTGGCAGGCAAGACGCACGCCATCGGTCGTGTCCTCGGAAAATTCGATCATTTCCTGCTCGTTGCCTTTCGGTTCGGCAAAGCAGTGCCGCCATTGTGCAGGAACATAGATGCGGCAGGTGCCGCAGGCGCAATTCCCGCCGCAATCCGCTGAAATGCCCGGCACGTTGCCATAGGTCGCGGCCTTCATCAGCGAGAGGCCGGGTTCTGCCTCGACCTCGGTCTGCGATCCGTCATGCTCGACGAAAGTGATCTTCACCATTGAAACGGTCCTTTCGCGATCAGGCGGGGTCGAAATCCATCCACTGCTCGGTCACGCCGTAAAGCGAATAGTTGGGCAGGTGTTCGAAGCGGCGGGCGCCCTTGGGGCCGTGCCGCTCGTCGCTGATGCGGATATTCTCCATGCGGGCGAGCAGGCGCTCGATCGCGACGCGGCCCTCGGCGCGCGCCAGCGGCGCACCGGCACAGGCATGCAGGCCGCGGCCGAAGGCAACATGGGTGCGCCCGTTCTTGCGGTCGATGTCGAACGCGGCCGGATTTTCAAAGCGGCGCGGATCGCGGTTCATCGCCAGGGTATGGATCATCACGTGCTGGCCCGGCTCGAAATCGAAACCGGCGATGTTCACCGGCTTGCGGACATAGCGGAAAGTGCTCTTGGACGTGCCTTCCAGACGCAGGTTCTCGTCGACGAAATCGCCGATCTTGTTCGGCTCGGCGCGCAGGCGGTCTGCCAGTCCTTCTTCGTCCGAAAGGCGGCGGAGCATGGCGGCGAACAGCTGCACGGTCGTGTCCTGCCCGGCACCGAACAGGAATGTCGCCAGCCCGACGATGTCGACGATTTCCGGCAGGGTGCCATCCTCGAACGTCTGCTGCGCCATCAGCGTCAGCACGTCGTTCCTCGGATTGGCACGGCGATCGGCGATGTAGCCATAGAACTGCATGCCCATGCGGGCGAGCGGGTTGGTCGACATGTCGAAGTGCCCGCCAAGGTTGCCCGGCAGCTGGTTGGGCGGAGCAACAAGGCCGCGGATGGCCTCATGGTCTTCTTCCGGCACGCCCAGCAGGTCGGCCACGGTCAACTGTGCAAAGGGCGATCCGAAATCGGTGAGCACATTGAAGGTGCCCTTG is a window from the Novosphingobium sp. TH158 genome containing:
- the manD gene encoding mannonate dehydratase yields the protein MKITSARVIVTCPGRNFVTLKIETDQGVYGIGDGTLNGRELSVVSYLQDHVVPCLIGMDPRRIEDIWQYLYKGAYWRRGPVTMRAIAAVDMALWDIKAKMAGMPLYQLLGGRSRDGVMVYGHANGSDIAETVDAVGHYIDMGYKAIRAQTGVPGIKDAYGVGRGKLYYEPADASLPSVTGWDTRKALNYVPKLFEKLRETYGFDHHLLHDGHHRYTPQEAANLGKMLEPYQLFWLEDCTPAENQEAFKLVRQHTVTPLAVGEIFNTIWDAKDLIQNQLIDYIRCTVVGAGGITHLRRIADLAAMYQIRTGCHGATDLSPVTMGCALHFDTWVPNFGIQEYMRHTEETDAVFPHDYHFEAGELFCGENPGHGVDIDEKLAAKYPYKPAYLPVARLEDGTMWSW
- a CDS encoding tRNA (cytidine(34)-2'-O)-methyltransferase, translating into MRVALFEPEIAGNVGAVLRLGACLGVAVDLIEPMGFAWDDRRVRRTAMDYIDHVSVTRHSGFAEFRAMIGESRLLLFTTRGSEAVYDFAFRPDDVLLFGKESAGVPATVAEVCDARLRIPIRPQVRSMNLASSAALALGEALRQTGALPG
- a CDS encoding TetR/AcrR family transcriptional regulator, with the translated sequence MTAKTPVLRAPKSDEPAATAPASALSRDARAVRSGLALREALLALLERKPFDQITVRDICAEAGVHYATFFRHHPTKEALLDTIARDQISRLSDLAMAIRGADDYQAGFHAMCAYVDDHRDLWSTLLNGGAGAAMREEWVRVATEVAKNETSVNDWLPVELGTVCTSTVIAETLAWWVAQPRGKISVDEIAKILNRMLTAIIAP
- a CDS encoding 2Fe-2S iron-sulfur cluster-binding protein — its product is MVKITFVEHDGSQTEVEAEPGLSLMKAATYGNVPGISADCGGNCACGTCRIYVPAQWRHCFAEPKGNEQEMIEFSEDTTDGVRLACQTKVIEAMEGMVLNLPESQHY
- a CDS encoding cytochrome P450 → MTDLTSADVFTDNAVAQKPFDYFEALRAKGPIVPLGFRNVVAVTGYDEGVAIYKDDIHFSAINTVTGPYLPLEYDSSRDIDEQIEETRAGNPYLGTIMTEDEAKHAKSKSILNGMITPARLKANEAFMYRLADRIIDEFIDKGTFNVLTDFGSPFAQLTVADLLGVPEEDHEAIRGLVAPPNQLPGNLGGHFDMSTNPLARMGMQFYGYIADRRANPRNDVLTLMAQQTFEDGTLPEIVDIVGLATFLFGAGQDTTVQLFAAMLRRLSDEEGLADRLRAEPNKIGDFVDENLRLEGTSKSTFRYVRKPVNIAGFDFEPGQHVMIHTLAMNRDPRRFENPAAFDIDRKNGRTHVAFGRGLHACAGAPLARAEGRVAIERLLARMENIRISDERHGPKGARRFEHLPNYSLYGVTEQWMDFDPA